In Microbacterium pumilum, the following proteins share a genomic window:
- a CDS encoding zinc-dependent alcohol dehydrogenase family protein: MRALVFSSEGTLSLEERPTPVPGYKEVLVETAAVGICGTDVHVLDGEFEGTEFPLVPGHEATGTIRAVGDGVNEGVFDFHVGDRVAINPSKTCGECEFCVNGHQNLCRFWDGLGVVSSDGAAQQLFVAPAGNVYKLKPETDLFEAALIEPLACAIRGWDILPRRLGDHVLVYGSGTMGLLMAQLGRRAGAATVTIVDLNEDRLQTAAECGIDLRYTTPDDAARDKWDVVIDCTGNIRAIEDALTRVKPAGYFQDFGVAPSDRTAQFSPFRVYRDELTIVGSMAVHNSFGRAVELFEAGAINARAMISHSFTLDDYADALAMFRAGHGRKLQVRPNDTESRVLIG; this comes from the coding sequence ATGCGCGCGCTCGTCTTCAGCTCGGAAGGGACCCTGTCGCTCGAGGAGCGTCCGACGCCCGTGCCCGGATACAAGGAGGTCCTCGTCGAGACCGCCGCGGTCGGGATCTGCGGCACCGACGTCCACGTGCTCGACGGCGAGTTCGAGGGTACGGAATTCCCGCTCGTGCCCGGTCACGAAGCCACCGGCACGATTCGCGCTGTCGGCGATGGCGTCAACGAGGGAGTGTTCGATTTCCACGTCGGCGATCGAGTCGCAATCAACCCCAGCAAGACCTGCGGCGAGTGCGAATTCTGCGTCAACGGGCACCAGAACCTGTGCCGTTTCTGGGACGGCCTCGGGGTCGTGTCGTCCGACGGAGCGGCCCAGCAGCTCTTCGTCGCCCCGGCGGGCAATGTGTACAAGCTGAAGCCCGAGACCGACCTCTTCGAGGCGGCCCTCATCGAACCGCTCGCCTGCGCCATCCGCGGGTGGGACATCCTGCCCCGTCGACTGGGTGACCACGTGCTCGTCTACGGATCGGGAACCATGGGCCTACTGATGGCGCAGCTCGGACGGCGGGCGGGTGCGGCCACGGTGACGATCGTCGATCTCAACGAGGACCGCCTTCAGACCGCGGCTGAGTGCGGAATCGATCTGCGCTACACCACGCCGGACGATGCGGCCCGAGACAAGTGGGATGTCGTCATCGACTGCACGGGCAACATCCGCGCGATCGAAGATGCGCTCACCCGGGTGAAGCCGGCGGGATACTTCCAGGACTTCGGGGTGGCCCCCTCGGATCGCACGGCGCAGTTCTCGCCGTTCCGGGTCTACCGCGACGAACTGACCATCGTCGGAAGCATGGCCGTGCACAACTCGTTCGGTCGTGCCGTCGAACTCTTCGAGGCCGGCGCCATCAACGCGCGCGCCATGATCAGCCACTCGTTCACGCTGGACGACTATGCCGATGCGCTGGCGATGTTCCGCGCGGGGCACGGGCGAAAGCTTCAGGTCCGGCCGAACGACACCGAGTCCCGGGTTCTGATCGGATGA
- a CDS encoding biopolymer transporter Tol has translation MDYTRKLLPGQVSRIHIGYADGREPTVVFETDRILIEAPNWTLDGTRLIVNGDGLLWSITPEPGGELQLIPLEGVPPLNNDHVLAPDGEHIFVSANDWHIYEASLQGGPVRRITSDNDPARLHFLHGVSPDGRTLAYIGLDAGGDDVWASGNVYTVPATGGQDVQLTFDSRPADGSEYSPDGEFIYFNTEAFETTPGHAQIARMKADGADVEQLTFDGQVNWFPHIAPDGRSAVYIAFPPGTEGHPENKWVEVKLVTDGRWLQPRTVERLHGGQGTVNVNSWAPESQRFAYISYPVAGLDE, from the coding sequence ATGGACTACACACGCAAGCTGCTGCCCGGGCAGGTCAGCCGCATCCACATCGGCTATGCCGACGGCCGTGAGCCGACCGTCGTCTTCGAGACCGACCGAATCCTCATCGAAGCACCCAATTGGACCCTCGATGGCACGCGGCTGATCGTGAACGGCGACGGACTGCTGTGGTCGATCACCCCCGAACCGGGAGGCGAGCTGCAGCTGATTCCCCTCGAGGGCGTGCCTCCGCTGAACAACGATCATGTGCTCGCGCCCGACGGCGAACACATCTTCGTGTCGGCGAATGACTGGCACATCTATGAAGCGAGTCTGCAGGGCGGCCCCGTCCGCCGGATCACGAGCGACAATGATCCGGCACGCCTCCACTTCTTGCATGGGGTGAGCCCCGACGGCCGAACGCTCGCCTACATCGGGTTGGACGCCGGCGGCGACGATGTCTGGGCGAGCGGGAACGTCTACACCGTCCCGGCGACGGGCGGCCAGGACGTCCAGCTGACCTTCGACTCGCGGCCCGCCGATGGCTCGGAGTACTCGCCCGACGGCGAGTTCATCTACTTCAACACCGAAGCATTCGAGACGACGCCCGGTCACGCACAGATCGCACGGATGAAGGCCGACGGCGCCGACGTCGAGCAGCTGACGTTCGACGGGCAGGTCAACTGGTTCCCGCACATCGCACCAGACGGCAGGAGCGCGGTGTACATCGCCTTCCCGCCGGGTACCGAGGGGCATCCCGAGAACAAGTGGGTCGAGGTCAAGCTCGTCACCGATGGCAGGTGGTTGCAGCCTCGAACAGTGGAGCGACTGCACGGCGGCCAGGGCACCGTGAACGTGAACAGCTGGGCTCCCGAGAGTCAGCGGTTCGCCTACATCAGCTACCCGGTCGCCGGTCTCGACGAGTGA
- a CDS encoding SDR family oxidoreductase, whose amino-acid sequence MNSITFGFDGRVALVTGAGSGIGRAIALELARSGAAVGCVDLAAGEIGATSSMIAAGGGRALAVVADVTDPGQLDQAVASIERELGPLTLAANAAGIANAAPAEDMPHAQWQKVIDVDLTGVFLSSQAEARAMIRNGGGAIVNIASMSATIANRGLHQAHYNAAKAGVVQLGRSLAWEWAPHGIRVNSLSPGYTYTPLTERPEQASAMAGYAADTPLGRNAQPEDIAPPVAFLLSEAAGYITGVDLLVDGGHVIW is encoded by the coding sequence ATGAACTCGATCACCTTCGGCTTCGATGGGCGGGTGGCGCTGGTCACCGGTGCAGGGAGCGGGATCGGACGAGCGATCGCGCTGGAGCTCGCGCGGTCGGGCGCCGCGGTCGGCTGCGTGGATCTCGCCGCCGGCGAGATCGGCGCGACCTCATCGATGATCGCGGCCGGCGGTGGCCGCGCGCTCGCCGTCGTCGCGGACGTCACTGATCCGGGCCAGCTCGACCAGGCGGTCGCCTCCATCGAGCGCGAGCTCGGTCCCCTGACGCTCGCCGCGAATGCCGCGGGAATCGCCAATGCGGCTCCCGCCGAGGACATGCCACACGCGCAATGGCAGAAGGTGATCGACGTGGACCTGACGGGCGTCTTCCTCTCGTCGCAAGCCGAGGCCCGCGCCATGATCCGCAACGGCGGGGGCGCCATCGTCAACATCGCCTCGATGTCCGCGACCATCGCCAACCGTGGGCTCCACCAGGCGCACTACAACGCGGCGAAGGCGGGCGTCGTGCAGCTGGGCCGCAGTCTCGCGTGGGAGTGGGCGCCCCACGGCATCCGGGTCAACAGCCTCAGCCCCGGCTATACATATACGCCCCTCACGGAGCGGCCCGAGCAGGCGAGCGCGATGGCGGGGTACGCCGCCGACACCCCGCTCGGACGCAACGCCCAGCCCGAAGACATCGCACCGCCCGTCGCCTTCCTGCTGAGTGAAGCGGCCGGCTACATCACCGGAGTAGACCTGTTGGTGGACGGCGGCCACGTCATCTGGTGA
- a CDS encoding DUF1080 domain-containing protein: protein MDAGRLDEGLVSLFDGESLAGWHTAPRTYGTLWPGGPEVGEVLPLADGYFDDAVEFEAVWAVVDGAIEGRQDPRKRGFGGYLVTDQTYGDFELILEMRPDWPADTGVMLRRSSDSWAGYQVLVDHRESGSIGGFFGHGIAPFHAVPFALNVERDDSGEPIGLIEDDPATSVEPFTEDKRDLLVEAGSAAEFLAAWKWDDWNELRVRMTGAKPRISTWVNGVPVATLDAATLEYPHYDADAALELLGTRGHIALEVHDNDPLVGEKRWAPTSACRWRNIRIREL from the coding sequence ATGGATGCTGGGCGGCTCGACGAGGGCCTCGTGTCGCTCTTCGACGGCGAGAGCCTGGCCGGGTGGCACACTGCTCCGCGGACGTATGGCACTCTCTGGCCGGGCGGTCCCGAAGTGGGCGAGGTGCTGCCTCTCGCTGACGGATACTTCGACGATGCGGTCGAGTTCGAAGCGGTCTGGGCGGTCGTCGACGGTGCGATCGAAGGACGCCAGGACCCGCGCAAGCGGGGATTCGGAGGCTACCTGGTCACGGATCAGACCTACGGAGACTTCGAGCTGATCCTCGAGATGAGACCCGACTGGCCGGCCGACACGGGTGTGATGCTGCGCCGCAGCAGTGACAGCTGGGCCGGGTACCAGGTGCTGGTCGACCACCGCGAGTCGGGGTCGATCGGTGGCTTCTTCGGCCACGGCATCGCACCGTTCCACGCGGTTCCCTTCGCGCTCAACGTCGAGAGAGACGACTCGGGCGAACCGATCGGCCTGATCGAGGATGATCCGGCGACCAGCGTCGAGCCCTTCACCGAGGACAAGCGCGACCTCCTGGTCGAGGCGGGTTCCGCCGCAGAGTTTCTGGCGGCATGGAAGTGGGATGACTGGAACGAGCTCCGCGTGCGGATGACGGGAGCCAAGCCCCGCATCTCGACGTGGGTCAACGGGGTGCCGGTGGCCACGCTGGACGCTGCGACCCTCGAGTATCCCCACTACGATGCGGATGCGGCTCTCGAGCTGCTGGGGACCCGCGGTCACATCGCGCTCGAAGTGCACGACAACGACCCGCTGGTCGGCGAGAAGCGGTGGGCGCCGACGTCGGCATGTCGGTGGCGCAACATCCGCATTCGCGAACTGTGA